From a region of the Impatiens glandulifera chromosome 4, dImpGla2.1, whole genome shotgun sequence genome:
- the LOC124935361 gene encoding putative lipid phosphate phosphatase 3, chloroplastic, with protein MNEVELGVHTFKSHGVQVSRYHLYDLLTLILLLLMEIVLFLFIQPYHSFISQDMITNHNLKYPHISHNTIPIWSVPIYTILLPIVVFLVYFPRKKDIYDLYHSILGLLFAVLITGVITEVIKLSTGLPRPDFFWRCFPNGVDNYDSLGNVICHGNPSVIKEGYRTFPSGHTSWSFAGLGFLTLYIAGKLKVFDGRGHVSKLCIPIIPLILASLVGISMIDEYRHHWKDVFVGGLLGLIVATLCYLQFFPPPYANNGWGPYAYFRAINETGGGGGVAAAVGVSGSHLSDSDGPPPLEEIPMSTLRA; from the exons ATGAATGAAGTTGAACTTGGAGTTCATACATTCAAAAGTCATGGTGTACAAGTTTCAAGATATCACCTTTATGATTTGCTAACTCTCATACTTCTTCTTTTAATGGAGATCGTTTTGTTCCTCTTTATTCAACCCTATCATAGTTTTATTAGTCAAGATATGATCACCAATCACAATCTTAAATATCCTCATATCTCCCATAATACCATACCCATCTGGTCTGTTCCC ataTACACAATTTTGCTTCCCATTGTGGTATTCCTTGTCTACTTTCCTCGTAAGAAAGACATCTATGATCTCTATCACAGCATATTAG GCTTATTGTTCGCAGTGCTGATAACCGGAGTCATAACCGAAGTAATAAAACTCTCCACTGGTCTCCCACGACCCGACTTCTTTTGGCGTTGCTTTCCAAACGGTGTCGAT AATTATGACAGTTTGGGAAATGTAATATGCCATGGTAACCCTAGCGTGATCAAAGAAGGCTATAGAACTTTTCCTAGTGGACATACTTCAT GGTCATTTGCGGGTCTTGGATTCTTAACTCTATACATTGCCGGAAAATTGAAGGTTTTTGATGGAAGAGGCCACGTTTCAAAACTATGCATTCCCATTATCCCACTAATTCTTGCTTCTCTCGTCGGAATTTCTATGATCGATGAGTATCGTCATCATTGGAAAGACGTGTTCGTCGGAGGCCTTTTAGGTCTTATAGTGGCAACATTGTGTTACTTGCAGTTCTTCCCGCCTCCATATGCCAACAATG GTTGGGGCCCTTATGCGTATTTTAGAGCTATAAATGAGACGGGCGGTGGAGGAGGAGTGGCGGCGGCAGTCGGAGTTTCTGGTAGCCATTTGTCGGACAGTGACGGTCCTCCACCACTTGAAGAGATACCTATGAGCACACTTAGGGCATAG